From a single Lacerta agilis isolate rLacAgi1 chromosome 3, rLacAgi1.pri, whole genome shotgun sequence genomic region:
- the AKAP12 gene encoding A-kinase anchor protein 12 isoform X3 translates to MLGTITLTVGQRETANVILKEEPAENMETKPPESPDKSNIDVEQKDAQDADQQLPSEEEKVEEQAEPSESPSSNDVGFKKVFKFVGFKFTVRKDKTEKAEPVQLLNVKADETAVLSEGAGDCKEIRLDTVEEETQSEVPCPIEKTEQETQTEQTKEEISPEKVTEIPVEAGSKETEIKSDGSKSPESPTSPLTTETASPLRKFFTQGWAGFRKRTSFRKPKEEEQQATEREMQEQEKGVIKEEATPTEEVEKEKPIPEKERAEVCIEASDAVVEREETKMIDVSTETHKEEAVAAFEQPSPQMSAESVDIEPNINLNKIDLEENLEPAQECQMALEHSPLASSEKKSELAAPLATEVFEEKTDQSAPASPMPIETPEEHFEIVEAISEPKAPLATENFDERPTEICTDVSTTVEKEEPKPTEKAKLVPEQLIETDAEIKGQATDEQLKVKESLVELVNEPLKQTEPSSGDSATIKPLEVITNEVELLSSQERAKIQGSPLKKLFTSSSLKKLSAKKHKGKREEAKLGEAAEQAQQLSDSAESPEDPRAESSASSPEETTESVGKVTDAAQTTETEDSSTSDMEKKRDIVTPWASFKKMVTPKKRVRRLSESDKEEELEKAKTATLSSTESAPCEEQDDIKENVEEQKLEKSTDEPRRKVDTSVSWEALICVGSSKKRTRKSSTSDEEVGQRLAQEGQKIDESEPNKETAPSMTITSSQESDQGQGGFSPEQAGSPSEGEGVSTWESFKRLVTPRRKSKTKMEERNEESSTVPSLEHYTSDGESGKEESWVSFKKLMPGRRKKKSDGIPEHAPVQEAGEEMTEIHEDDSDVPAVVPLSEYDAAEQEKFEAQKAKQDDLTKKTSDQSESTLIIEQSNEGLVHAVTVTMVEGERAVTSIEERSPSWISAAVTESIEHAKEDEEKHTEQISETGIVEEMVVVTKVMPEIQKEISGDTLISDLEVTSEAITAREETSGVEEAAEVSCAEETTEMVSAVSRLTESPDTTEIVTPVQEVEESQQSLEELNKQTQEILQEVAERVKLSSEAQEISKRISEVRILPEKIEKIGQETTVIFQEAEPPSKEEPEKTDSQISESSQSQDEAKESPKEALEKSNDICVEVKKSSKETVILDKTDENHDSKIEQEIVQEIIEEQTAEEEGFVIITVTPEEGPEVNVGDIVKEAKTNLKDAVEGGITDHTGPAVDELAKISHEEKPQFSHKLEQVVNTIPDLEATGKLVTTADEVKAPVQDEIKEAEPPCAEVFVLEAPIQSKITEVPVQSAVTEVSDLGMAKHAALGLLPGSTENVVVEACIQNKDKEVSVVTETHVEKVEPKGQLQKSETNISMVDEKLEPLHAETVEKDLPTREVEVEVHKQNAETETHKQSVETDGPVKEVEMKFLPESVEAEKAELKEDLELSTKAEAVSPSEKEVEEHIKDTEAQISTEKAHAKLEADACTEKVDVKADVEKVEVEISKTQIEVQTSTNKEESEAPSEMMKVEDPIEKTEAAAEESNASVCVEAITVKSDAKVEAEVPAEKAETVASSDQPDEKLDKETPAEKVDIESAVEIAKEKSEVEVAAKKFDAEDSTKKTKVASSVEKAEGDIILKEKTEAPIEKVAIKAGVKVFAEKEDAKVEVKFPPEKVHKEVFSEQSEEIMEAEAAATKQPELKEILQNVENEVSFNSEVEDTSDSLATCVEIISDKASVISDKTEAPEQREMQDVSLSLELKCFDAVVIEEPSKNEVEDDPALKNTSTEQVVAERSMERGVIEVSAPDQNAVDVIQKDVADASHTLKLEGTEGIAVDVPESNELKDVTLVTATEGSVQNEKEDALTLGSKHTEAELTEDETVKSEATVDPVKKEVENIELATEAKFTGMVATEAVKTKGGGTHILNSGALSDGFSENKGESSVTEGSEAGINGVCVQSEMLPLETVLPLSQSATISDSSHRRQALSEKVLVTETEKSTGKIELAGADVLCAAPVHQEMFTEQQEVITTDIPEVQSYGVHKSSVTAATVKEQVIAENVTVTETLTENLQSLLEEPKETTFKTVQQVSFAQSGLGALGPDKDTVSWSGKANSVVEEAVLAAVTCTKDDLIQKSVLDSSPEMKLQRLESSQEGEKKTPPERSPTLTHIEFQKDVVQSVTIESQSTKIVLKIIQNAVDTLEQTDELPSVSKQQSEPFLMGVNKSEIHEGLQAGQILPVKGRGEKNLEIQPSTIILTQSAENQEAFKVAEEMPFASDKSEDAKVKLMLQPDVRSGTVTTLAQDPESPNEIVKEIKKETDFQKENGEPKLHSEGDTATPTEIQRPAVEDTASGDLPKESLEVAQARLTDVEAGQTVQIQQQFIEQQTPVKNKDDHSQSTGFVETYTDKDVNNQDYTISESPQLSLELTES, encoded by the exons ATGCTGGGCACTATCACTCTAACAG TTGGACAAAGAGAAACTGCAAATGTGATTCTAAAAGAAGAGCCAGCTGAAAATATGGAGACCAAGCCACCAGAATCACCCGATAAATCTAACATAGATGTGGAACAGAAAGATGCACAAGATGCTGATCAGCAATTGccatcagaagaagaaaaagtggaaGAGCAGGCAGAACCTAGTGAATCTCCATCATCAAATGATGTTggatttaaaaaagtttttaagttCGTTGGATTCAAATTTACCGTCAGAAAGGATAAGACTGAGAAAGCAGAACCTGTTCAGTTGCTGAATGTGAAAGCAGATGAGACAGCAGTGCTATCGGAAGGAGCTGGAGATTGTAAAGAAATCAGGCTAGATACAGTGGAGGAAGAAACACAAAGTGAGGTGCCCTGCCCTATAGAAAAGACTGAGCAAGAAACTCAGACTGAGCAGACAAAAGAAGAAATTTCTCCTGAAAAGGTAACAGAAATTCCTGTTGAAGCAGGAAGCAAGGAGACAGAGATTAAAAGTGATGGTAGCAAGTCTCCAGAGTCTCCAACAAGTCCATTAACTACTGAAACAGCATCACCCCTAAGAAAGTTCTTTACCCAGGGTTGGGCTGGGTTTAGGAAAAGGACAAGTTTCAGGAAACCTAAAGAAGAAGAACAGCAAGCCACTGAGAGAGAAATGCAGGAACAAGAAAAAGGAGTGATAAAAGAGGAAGCCACCCCCACTGAAgaagtagaaaaagaaaaacccatacCAGAAAAAGAGAGGGCAGAAGTGTGTATAGAAGCCAGTGATGCTGTAGTAGAAAGAGAAGAAACAAAAATGATAGATGTCTCAACAGAAACACATAAGGAGGAAGCTGTTGCTGCCTTTGAACAGCCATCACCACAAATGTCTGCTGAAAGTGTAGACATAGAACCCAATATAAACTTGAATAAGATTGACTTGGAGGAAAACTTGGAACCTGCACAAGAATGTCAAATGGCCCTGGAACATAGCCCTCTTGCGTCATCTGAGAAAAAATCTGAACTAGCAGCTCCTTTGGCAACTGAAGTATTTGAAGAAAAAACAGATCAGTCGGCACCAGCTTCTCCAATGCCTATAGAAACGCCCGAGGAGCATTTTGAAATAGTTGAAGCCATATCTGAACCAAAGGCTCCTTTGGCAACAGAAAATTTTGATGAGAGACCTACAGAGATATGCACTGATGTTAGCACTACTGTGGAGAAGGAAGAACCAAAACCAACTGAAAAAGCAAAACTTGTTCCTGAACAGCTCATTGAAACTGATGCTGAGATTAAAGGACAAGCCACTGATGAACAGCTAAAAGTCAAAGAAAGCTTAGTTGAACTAGTAAATGAGCCACTCAAGCAAACTGAACCGAGCAGTGGAGACTCGGCAACGATCAAACCTCTAGAAGTCATTACAAATGAAGTTGAATTACTTTCATCTCAAGAAAGAGCCAAGATACAAGGCAGTCCCCTAAAAAAGCTTTTTACAAGTTCAAGCTTAAAGAAGTTGTCAGCAAAGAAAcataaaggaaaaagagaagaagctaAGCTAGGGGAAGCAGCAGAACAAGCACAGCAGTTGTCTGATTCTGCAGAAAGTCCAGAAGATCCAAGAGCAGAAAGCTCTGCTTCTTCCCCTGAAGAAACAACAGAATCTGTAGGAAAAGTTACAGATGCAGCACAGACCACTGAAACTGAAGATAGTTCTACTTCAGATATGGAGAAGAAAAGAGACATTGTTACACCTTgggcatcatttaaaaaaatggtgacTCCTAAGAAACGGGTCAGGAGGCTTTCTGAAAGTGATAAGGAAGAAGAACTTGAGAAGGCAAAGACTGCTACTCTATCTTCAACTGAAAGTGCACCTTGTGAAGAGCAGGATGATATAAAAGAAAATGTTGAGGAACAGAAATTAGAAAAAAGCACAGATGAGCCCAGGAGAAAGGTTGATACTTCTGTATCATGGGAAGCATTAATTTGTGTAGGTTCATCTAAGAAAAGAACCAGAAAATCATCAACTTCTGATGAAGAGGTAGGACAAAGACTTGCTCAAGAAGGACAGAAAATAGATGAAAGTGAGCCCAATAAAGAAACAGCACCAAGCATGACCATTACTAGTTCACAAGAAAGTGATCAAGGACAAGGAGGATTTTCACCAGAACAAGCTGGAAGCCCATCTGAAGGTGAGGGAGTTTCAACATGGGAGTCCTTTAAAAGACTAGTAACCCCAAGAAGAAAATctaaaacaaaaatggaagagaGAAATGAAGAATCTTCCACAGTTCCAAGTTTAGAACATTATACTTCAGATGGTGAGTCTGGAAAAGAAGAATCAtgggtttcatttaaaaaactaaTGCCTGGTCGTAGGAAGAAGAAGTCAGATGGAATACCAGAACATGCTCCTGTTCAGGAAGCTGGAGAAGAAATGACTGAAATCCATGAGGACGACTCTGATGTTCCAGCCGTTGTTCCTTTATCAGAGTATGATGCTGCTGAACAAGAGAAGTTTGAAGCTCAAAAGGCAAAACAAGATGATTTAACCAAGAAAACTTCAGACCAGTCAGAAAGTACTTTGATTATTGAGCAATCCAATGAAGGACTAGTTCATGCAGTTACTGTCACAATGGTAGAAGGAGAAAGAGCAGTTACAAGTATTGAAGAAAGATCACCATCTTGGATATCAGCTGCTGTGACAGAGTCCATTGAACATGCAAAGGAAGATGAAGAGAAACATACTGAGCAGATCTCTGAAACTGGAATTGTGGAAGAAATGGTGGTGGTTACTAAAGTCATGCCAGAAATTCAAAAGGAGATTAGCGGTGACACTCTAATTAGTGACCTGGAGGTAACCtcagaagcaattacagctagagaagaaacttcaggtgttgaagaagcagctgaagtatcctgtgctgaagagacaacggaaatggtttcagctgtttcaaGGTTAACTGAGTCCCCTGATACAACAGAAATAGTAACACCTGTGCAGGAGGTAGAGGAAAGTCAGCAAAGCCTAGAAgaactaaataaacaaacacaggaAATTCTGCAAGAAGTTGCTGAAAGAGTTAAATTGTCCAGTGAAGCACAGGAAATCAGTAAAAGGATATCAGAAGTAAGAATTCTGCCTGAGAAAATAGAGAAAATCGGGCAAGAAACTACTGTCATATTTCAAGAGGCAGAACCACCCTCAAAGGAAGAACCAGAGAAGACTGATAGCCAGATTAGTGAAAGTAGTCAAAGTCAAGATGAAGCTAAAGAAAGTCCGAAGGAAGCGTTGGAGAAGAGTAATGACATTTGTGTAGAGGTGAAGAAAAGCTCGAAAGAAACTGTTATCTTGGATAAGACTGATGAGAATCATGATTCAAAGATTGAACAAGAAATTGTTCAAGAAATCATTGAAGAACAAACTGCTGAAGAGGAAGGATTTGTCATTATCACAGTAACCCCTGAAGAAGGGCCAGAAGTAAATGTTGGTGACATAGTAAAGGAAgccaaaacaaatttaaaagatGCAGTTGAAGGTGGGATTACAGACCATACTGGTCCAGCAGTTGATGAATTGGCAAAAATATCACATGAAGAGAAGCCTCAGTTCTCCCATAAACTTGAACAAGTGGTGAACACCATACCTGACCTGGAAGCTACTGGTAAATTAGTAACTACTGCAGATGAGGTAAAAGCCCCTGTGCAAGATGAAATAAAagaagctgagcctccctgtgcTGAAGTTTTTGTGCTTGAGGCACCTATCCAGAGCAAGATAACTGAAGTTCCAGTGCAGAGTGCAGTAActgaagtcagtgacctaggtatggccaaacatgccgcacttggcttactaccaggaagcacagagaatgttgtagttgagGCCTGCAtccagaacaaagacaaagaggTTTCTGTGGTAACTGAGACCCACGTAGAGAAGGTGGAACCCAAGGGCCAGCTGCAGAAATCAGAAACTAATATTTCTATGGTAGATGAGAAACTTGAACCTCTCCATGCTGAGACTGTAGAAAAAGACTTGCCCACAAGAGAGGTGGAAGTGGAGGTCcacaagcagaatgcagagactgagACCCATAAGCAGAGTGTAGAAACAGATGGCCCTGTCAAAGAGGTGGAAATGAAGTTCCTCCCAGAGAGTGTAGAAGCAGAGAAAGCAGAATTAAAGGAGGACTTGGAGCTTTCCACAAAGGCAGAAGCAGTGTCCCCATCAGAAAAAGAAGTGGAGGAACATATAAAAGACACAGAAGCACAGATCTCTACAGAAAAGGCACATGCAAAGTTGGAGGCGGATGCTTGCACAGAAAAAGTAGATGTGAAGGCAGATGTAGAAAAGGTGGAAGTTGAAATTTCCAAAACACAGATCGAAGTGCAGACCTCCACGAACAAGGAGGAATCAGAGGCTCCCTCAGAGATGATGAAAGTAGAGGACCCTATAGAAAAGACAGAAGCTGCAGCAGAAGAATCAAATGCAtctgtttgtgtggaggccatcaCAGTGAAGTCAGATGCGAAGGTGGAAGCAGAGGTTCCTGCAGAGAAGGCAGAAACAGTGGCCTCATCAGATCAGCCAGATGAAAAGCTAGATAAGGAAACACCTGCAGAGAAGGTGGATATAGAGTCTGCTGTAGAGATTGCCAAGGAAAAGAGTGAAGTGGAGGTTGCTGCAAAGAAGTTTGATGCAGAGGACTCCACAAAGAAGACAAAAGTGGCATCCTCTGTAGAAAaagcagaaggtgatattattcttaaagagaaaacagaagcccccatagaGAAGGTAGCCAtcaaggctggtgtgaaggtctttgcagagaaggaggatgcaaaagtggaagtgaaatttcctcctgagaaggtgcataaggagGTCTTTTCAGAACAGTCAGAAGAAATTATGGAAGCAGAAGCCGCTGCCACCAAACAGCCAGAACTAAAAGAGatcctgcagaatgtggagaatgaggtcagtttcaactctgaggtagaagatacttcagattccctaGCAACATGTGTTGAGATAAtttctgataaagcctctgtaattaGTGACaagactgaagctcctgagcagagaGAAATGCAAGATGTTTCCCTTTCCTTAGAATTAAAATGTTTTgatgcagttgttattgaggaGCCTTCAAAGAATGAAgtagaagatgaccctgccctaaaAAATACATCAACAGAGCAAGTTGTAGCTGAGAGATCTATGGAAAGGGGAGTAATTGaagtctcagcacctgatcaAAACGCAGTGGATGTCATCCAGAAggatgtagcagatgccagccataccttgaAATTGGAAGGCACAGAAGGAATTGCAGTTGACGTTCCAGAAAGTAATGAACTGAAGGATGTCACacttgtaactgcaactgaaggatctgtgcagaatgaaaaggaagatgcacttactttgggatcaaaacaCACTGaggccgagttaacagaggatgaGACTGTGAAAAGTGAGGCAACTGTGGATCCTGTGAAAAAAGAGGTTGAAAACATAGAGCTAGCAACTGaagcgaaattcacaggaatggtagcaactgaagcagtaaagaccaaaggtggaggcACCCACATCTTGAACTCTGGTGCTTTATCAGATGGCTTCTCAGAAAATAAAGGAgagagttctgtcacagaaggcagtgaagcaggtATAAATGGCGTTTGTGTACAGAGTGAAATGTTGCCTCTGGAAACAGTCCTTCCACTTTCACAATCTGCCACAATTTCAGATAGCTCTCATAGAAGGCAAGCATTGTCAGAGAAGGTGCTAgtaacagaaacagaaaaatcaACAGGGAAAATTGAACTTGCTGGTGCtgatgtactttgtgcagctccagtgcatCAAGAAATGTTCACTGAGCAGCAGGAGGTTATCACCACTGACATTCCTGAAGTACAAAGTTATGGAGTTCATAAATCCTCTGTAACAGCTGCAACAGTCAAAGAACAAGTTATTGCAGAGAATGTCACAGTTACAGAAACATTAACTGAAAACCTGCAGTCCCTCCTGGAGGAGCCAAAAGAAACCACGTTCAAAACAGTTCAGCAGGTGAGCTTTGCTCAGTCAGGACTTGGGGCTCTAGGTCCTGATAAGGATACAGTGTCATGGTCTGGGAAAGCAAATTCAGTGGTAGAGGAGGCAGTTTTAGCAGCAGTAACTTGCACCAAAGATGATTTGATCCAGAAGTCTGTATTGGATTCCAGCCCTGAAATGAAGCTTCAGAGATTAGAATCAAGTCAAGAAGGTGAAAAAAAGACACCTCCAGAAAGAAGCCCCACTTTAACTCATATAGAATTCCAAAAAGATGTGGTTCAATCGGTGACTATAGAGTCACAGAGTACAAAAATTGTGCTGAAAATTATCCAGAATGCTGTTGATACATTGGAGCAAACAGATGAGTTGCCATCTGTGTCAAAGCAACAGAGTGAGCCATTTCTAATGGGTGTAAATAAATCTGAAATTCATGAAGGTTTGCAGGCTGGTCAGATTCTTCCTGtaaaaggcagaggagagaaaaatcTAGAGATCCAGCCATCAACTATAATTTTAACTCAATCTGCAGAGAATCAAGAGGCCTTCAAAGTGGCAGAAGAAATGCCTTTTGCATCTGATAAATCTGAAGATGCTAAAGTGAAACTGATGTTGCAACCAGATGTACGATCAGGCACTGTGACAACACTAGCACAAGATCCTGAATCTCCGAATGAAATtgtgaaagaaattaaaaaagagacagaTTTCCAGAAAGAAAATGGTGAACCAAAGCTACATTCTGAAGGGGATACAGCCACTCCAACAGAGATTCAGAGACCAGCAGTAGAAGATACTGCCTCAGGAGATCTACCCAAAGAGTCACTTGAAGTGGCCCAAGCAAGGCTGACAGATGTAGAAGCTGGGCAGACTGTTCAGATCCAACAGCAGTTTATAGAACAACAAACACCTGTGAAAAACAAAGATGACCACAGCCAATCAACAGGATTCGTGGAGACATACACAGATAAAGATGTAAATAATCAAGACTACACCATCAGTGAGAGTCCACAGCTAAGCTTAGAGCTCACTGAATCCTGA